The Thioclava sp. GXIMD2076 sequence AAGGGAGTGCAAACGATCAGAACGAGGCCACGCATTGTAACGGGCGAGGATTGAGGCAATCACCTCGTCGTCCAGTGCTTCGGGGGAAATACGGGCGATCCCCTCCTTCATGCGGCGAAGGCGAACACTGCGAAGGCTCTTCAGCTCCTTGATCCTGTTCGTCGTCTCGCGCTTCTGGTCACGCAGAGCGAGTAGGTCAGCGAAGCGTGCTTTGAGAGGGGTAAAGACAAGGCCCCGGCCCGTCCCAGCCTCACGCGCGCCGTTCGCCTTCGTGTCACGGATGAGCAAGCCACACCGCTCGAAGGTGCGCTCGTGCGAGCGCATCTGCCGAGCCGTCAAGTGACAGCGTTCTGCCATCGTCTCCTGGGTGCCGTAGAAAACGGGCTCGGCACCCGGTTCGGCCCAATCCTTGGCGCTGGTGCTGCCTATGAGCTTGGTCAGAATGTAGACGGCTGCTGCGCTAAGTTTCAGGTCGCGCCCGACCTCACTGATGACTGCGATAACGTCGCGGCGGGTCATTCCCTGCGGCAACGTGACTTGTGGTGAGTGGTTCATTTCCCTGTCCTTTTTCTGCTCGATGGACAAGGCGGCAGCGCAAAATCGTCCTGTTCGCACAGATGCGGTTTTTGCTTGTTCGGATGTTGGGAGGGTGATAGAACCAGTCCTGAAAACAGATTGTGTTGGACCGTTCGGAACGCCAATTCCTAGGTTCTAAAGCCCCCCCTCGCTAGGTAGCCGCCTTGCGGGGGGTTTCTCTTTGGTAGGGGTTCTGCTCCTGTGCCTGTTCGATTCTGATGATCGTTCACGACAGGCATACTCCCTTTAGGTGCCTGTCGCAATTATAGTATCGCGCGCTTCGGGGTGGCACTACGCTTAGTAGTTGACCTGCTCGAAGCCATAATTGCCTTGGTAGTCGCGCCACTCAACGAACACCGAGCGATGACGGAAGATAGACGGACAGTCCTCCCCGTATCGCTCCATCCCTGTATGTGCTTCGGGCAAGTCGGACACGGATGCCCGCGACCAGTGGAAATCGCCTTGAGTGCCGTAGGAGCCGAGGCGGACGCTGGCGCTACGGCGGCATTCGTTGTTGTCGCCGCCCGAGTATCGTTGATAGGCGCTCGTCACGTTGAAGACGCGGATCGAGCGCACGAAATCGAACTCGTTGCCGCTGATGTCAATGTCGGCGGTTCCGTTCTCGTCGCTGTATTCACCGTCAACAAACTGCAAGGCGAAGCCCTCGGGAAGAGCCCCCGCCAGCCCGCCTGTCCTGCGGACAACGGCGGGCTGGGGCTCAAGCGCATAATCCGTGAGTGGTGCGCTCGGGAAAGACTGACGCGGGGTCGATCCGTTGCCTTCCATGAGAATGTCATAGATGCGCGTCCGGTTAAGCTCGGACGGATCGACGTTGAAAGATGCGCCCATTGGGCAGCGCCAAATCTGAAGAGGCGGCTCGACAGGCCAAGGAGTGATGCGACGGATGAACTCGGCCCGCGCTCGGGTGCAGGGGACGGATGCAGGCCAGCCGCCTGAGAGGCAAAGGAGGATGGCACAGTCTATCTGATAGCTCTGCGCCTGCGCCCGCTCCGGGGCCGCGACAAAGCTGGACGCCGCGACGGCTGCGGCAAAGGCTGTGGTGCGGAGCAACTTTATCATGGTATCTCCATCGGGTTGGCAACGCTATAAGGAGGTGCGCAGCGTTATAATATTGTCTTAAGGGGTCCATGCCACGTTTTGCAACAGGATAGGAGCGGAAAAGTCGGGGCAAAGTGTAAGATCAGGTGCAAGGATGCACGAGGCAGCACCTCCCCGGCGGATAATGTTGACTATTTTTATAAGCGAAAATCCGCTCAACCAGAGCGGGTTCAGTCCGTTTTCACAACCTGATCGAAGAACCGCCGGTATTCCTCGCTGACTTCCTGCCCTTCCTGGAAGGCTCGCGCCCGCTCTTCATCCAAGCACTGAAGGTAGGCGCTGAAGTCCTCGAAGTATCGCTGGTAGTCCTCATAGATGAGGTCGCGATACTCGCGCGCTGCATCAATCTCGGCAGGAAGAAACGGCCTTTCAGGCGGAAAACAGGTATCTGCTTGCGCTTCTGAAGCCAAAAAAATAGACGATATTATAAGCATGTAGCCCGCTCTAGCCCGTTGGGTCATCCTGCGCTATCCCTTTAGATCACTTGGGAATTGATGGTCGGTTGTGTATGCAAGGGTTAGAGCAAATCTCTTTGGGCAACGCAATATTACAATGTTGCGCCCCATCTTATAATGTCGTAGGACTGTAGTGCCCGAGAAGGGTTCGCGGTCCGTTAGCCAAAAGGAAAGCGCCGACCGTGAGGACAGACCTAGACAAAGAAGCGCCTAATGTGGTTACAGAGACGCAGTTCAAGGCCCTCTTGCAACAGGGGTATCAAGCTGAGGTTGTTTGTAAAACCCCAGCGTTCCGCAAAAATGCCGTCTGGTATGGTGAGTGGTTCATCCGTGCTGTCACCGAGGACAGATCGGTCGAGAAACTCCTTGTGCCGGGTCGGCGGTGGAACAAGCAGCCTGAGGAAATCCCTCTGCGCATCTTCAAGACCGCAAACGGCCTCATCTCGTTCCTCGAAGGGTTCGGGTTCGACCAGATACACATTCCCATGCAAAAGGGCGGTCGAGCCGTCCACTGTCTACCGAACGGCGGCAAGCTATCTAGCAGCGAGTAGCGCGTTCCTCGCGCTCTCCTGCACCGTAGCTCTGGCTCAGGGCATGGTGCTGGTGATGGAAGGTGACGGCTCGCTCCGCGCTTCCTCCCCTCAAACGAACTTCTCAAGAAACTACAACGATGGTGTAGGTCAAGGTTCAGCCTCCGACGAGCTGATGCTGTTCGGGGGCCGGGAAGAAGAGGCCGAAGAAGATGGATCGTTCCGCGTGGCTGCGATAGCGCCCCGCGCCGTGACGCCCCGTCCTGCGATCTTGAACGCCATCGACCAGACCGCCCTTCGCTATGCGAGCCATCCGGCTCTGCGCCGCGCGGATATGACCGTGACGGAATGGCGGCTGCTCTTCCAATCGAACATCGAAATTGAAAGCGCCTACAACCCGAACGCCCGTAGTCATGTGGGTGCAATCGGGCTGGGGCAGCTTATGCCAGCGACAGCGTCTGACCTCGGGGTCGATCCGCACGACTGGCAACAGAACCTCGACGGGTCAGCCCGGTATCTCCTCATGATGCTGGCCCGTTTCGGGGACGCTCGACTTGCATTGGCAGCCTACAACGCTGGCCCCGATGCGGTGGAGCGCCATCGCGGCATCCCACCCTTCCGGGAAACGCAAAACCATGTCAGCCGCGTGCTGGCCGTTTTCAACAGGCTCGAAGGAGAACATTCATGAAGCCTAACATTAACGCCCTTGTCGCGATCTGCGGGATTCTGCTTTTCGCGGCGCAACCGGCACTGGCGCAGAGTATCGACCTGTCGCCGGTCCAAGCGATGCTGCAAGGCCTCGTTGACGCCATCACCGGCCCGCTCGGCATCGTTATCGGCACCCTCGCCGTAATCGCCGTGTTCCTGTCTTGGCTCTTCAACATCATCGACCTCCGCCAAGCCATGTGGGTCTTGGTCGGGATCGCCGGCATCGCGGCAGCGCCCACGATCGTTGCGGCAATCTGGTCCTCGTAAGGAGCTCGAACGATGGCAGAACAGTCTCGTCTCTTCCTCGGCTTAGTGCGGCCCCCCAAGCTCTTTGGGCTGCCGATCATGTATGCAATGGTCTGGCTTTTCGGGTCTGTTCTGATCTTCGTCTGGGTTCAGCATTGGTTGGTCGTCGCTCTCGCGGCGGCGGCCTACCCCTTGCTCTGGAAAGCAGCGGATTGGGACGAAAATTTCCTGAATGTGGTCGTCACCACGCTGCAAGTCACCCGCCCGACAGTTAACCGGAAAATCCACGGTGGAGACAGCTATGCCCCGTGATACGAATTATGACGCCCGCAGTTTGCTCCCGACTTGGTTTGGCCGGGAAGCGAAGCTCGGCAAGATGCTCCCCTACATCAGTCTCGTTGACGAACAGACGGTGCGGACACGCGGCAACGAGCTGTTCCAGTGCATCCGCTTGGATGGGGTAAACAGCGACACCACGGATGACGCATACCTGGATCGCACCCGCGCCCTTTTCGCGTC is a genomic window containing:
- a CDS encoding lytic transglycosylase domain-containing protein, whose amino-acid sequence is MVLVMEGDGSLRASSPQTNFSRNYNDGVGQGSASDELMLFGGREEEAEEDGSFRVAAIAPRAVTPRPAILNAIDQTALRYASHPALRRADMTVTEWRLLFQSNIEIESAYNPNARSHVGAIGLGQLMPATASDLGVDPHDWQQNLDGSARYLLMMLARFGDARLALAAYNAGPDAVERHRGIPPFRETQNHVSRVLAVFNRLEGEHS
- a CDS encoding TrbC/VirB2 family protein, which encodes MKPNINALVAICGILLFAAQPALAQSIDLSPVQAMLQGLVDAITGPLGIVIGTLAVIAVFLSWLFNIIDLRQAMWVLVGIAGIAAAPTIVAAIWSS
- a CDS encoding VirB3 family type IV secretion system protein, which encodes MAEQSRLFLGLVRPPKLFGLPIMYAMVWLFGSVLIFVWVQHWLVVALAAAAYPLLWKAADWDENFLNVVVTTLQVTRPTVNRKIHGGDSYAP